Part of the Amorphus orientalis genome is shown below.
TCCGCATTCGCGATCGCGGACTCCAGCGCCTTGCGGACATCCTTGGCGATCCGCTTGCGCGAAAACTGAAGATCGGCGAGCGCCGTCGACGCCTTTTTGCCGCGGATCATCGTGGCCACCAGATTCAGCTTCTGAGGGCTGATCTTGAGCCGACGCACCACAGCACGCGCTTCGGTTTCGCTGAGCGCCCGGTCCCGGGAGGGCTTGCCCATCGTTATTTCCTCTTCGCCTTCTTGTCGGCTCCGTGGCCATAGTAGGTGCGGCTCGGCGCGAACTCGCCGAACTTGTGACCCACCATGTCCTCGCTCACGAGAACCGGAATGTGCTTCTGGCCGTTGTAGACGCCGAACGTCAGGCCCACGAACTGGGGCAGAATCGTCGACCGGCGCGACCAGATCTTGATCACCTCGTTGCGGCCCGATGCGCGCGACTTCTCAGCCTTCTTGAGAAGGTAGCCGTCGACAAAGGGGCCTTTCCAAACAGAGCGAGCCACGGTTCGATCCTCTTACTTCTTGCGGGCGTGACGGCTGCGGACGATGTACTTGTCCGTCGCCTTGTTCTGCCGCGTCCGCTTGCCCTTGGTCGGCTTGCCCCACGGGGTGACCGGGTGACGACCACCCGACGTGCGACCCTCACCACCACCATGCGGATGGTCGAACGGGTTCATCGCGACACCACGCGTCTGCGGACGCCGACCGAGCCAGCGCGAGCGGCCCGCCTTCGACATGTTCGTGTTCGAGTGATCCGGGTTGGACACCGCACCGACCGTCGCCATGCACTGGCCCGGAACGCGGCGCTGCTCGCCCGACGACAGACGGATCACCGTATAACCCTGGTCGCGACCGACGATCTGGGCGTAGGTCCCGGCCGAACGGGCCAGCTGACCACCCTTCTTCGGCTTCAGCTCGACATTGTGGACGATCGTGCCCACCGGCATCGACGCGATCGGCATCGCGTTGCCCGGCTTCACGTCGACCTGCTTGCCGGCCACGACCGTGTCGCCCGCGGCGAGCCGCTGCGGCGCCAGGATATAGGCGAGCTCGCCATCCTCGTAGCGGACCAGAGCGAGGAACGCCGACCGGTTCGGGTCGTATTCCAGGCGCTCGACCTTCGCAGGAACGTCGAACTTCTGCCGCTTGAAATCGATCACGCGGTAGGTGCGCTTGTGTCCGCCGCCACGATGGCGCGCCGTCTTGCGGCCGGCATTGTTGCGGCCGCCGGACTTGGTCAGCCCTTCGGTAAGGGTCTTGACCGGCTTGCCTTTCCAGAGGTCACCGCGCTCGACCGTGATGAGCTGGCGCTGACCCGGAGAGGTCGGACGGTAGGTCTTCAGTGCCATGGCTTCTGCCTTTCCGTCTTAGAGTCCGGTCGACACGTCGATCGACTGGCCTTCCGCCAGCGTCACGATCGCGCGCTTGACGTCCGACTGCCGGCCGATGGTGCCGCGGAACCGCTTCACCTTGCCCTTGCGGACCTGGGTGTTCACGCCGGTGACCTTGACCTTGAAAAGGGCCTCGACCGCCGCCTTGATTTCCGGCTTCGTCGCCGTCTTGGCCACCTTGAAGACGACCTGGTTATGCTCGGAGAGCATGGTCGCCTTCTCGGTGATCACCGGCGACAGGATCACGTCGAAATGCTTCAGGTCCGTCATTTGAACCGCTCCTCGAGGCTTTCGACGGCCGCCTTGGTCAGGACCAGCGTGTCCCGCCGAAGGATGTCGTAGACGTTGATACCGGCGACCGGGAGCAGATCCAGGTGCGGGATGTTCCGCGCCGCCTTCACGAAGGCGTCGTTCTGCTCGGCACCGTCGACGATCAGCGCATTGGCCAGGCCGAGCCCGGCCAGCTTCTCGCGCAACGCCTTGGTCTTCGTCGCATCCGTCTCCGCAGAGGCGAGCACGATCACCTTGCCGTCACGCGCCTTGGCCGACAGCGCGTGCTTCAGGCCGAGCGCCCGGACTTTCTTGGGAAGATCGTGGGCGTGGCTGCGCACCACCGGACCGAACGCCTTGCCGCCACCGCGGAACTGCGGCGCCTTGCGATCGGAGTGACGGGCACGACCGGTGCCCTTCTGCTTGTACATCTTCTTGCCGGTGGCGTTGATCTCGCCACGGGTCTTGGTCTTGTGCGTGCCGGCCTGGCGCTTGGACAGCTGCCAGCGGATCACCCGCTGCACCAGATCCTGGCGCGGCTCGAGACCGAAGATCTCGTCGGAGACGGTGATCTTGCCGTCGGACCCGCCATCCAGCGTTTTGACGTCGAAATCCATCACCCGTTCTCCTTACCCGCGGCGTCTTCCGCGCCGGTTTCGCTCGGCTGAGCGTCCACAACCTCTGCCGGCGGAACGTCGGACTGGGGCGCCGTGCCCTCGTCGTTGTCGGGCAGACGGAACGCACCCGGGGTCGGAACCTCGTCGGGGAGCTTCTTCTTGACCGCGTCGCGGACCAGGATCCAGCCGCCCTTGGCGCCGGGAACCGCGCCCTGAACCATGATCAGTCCGCGCTCCGGATCGGTGCGCACCACCTTCAGGTTCTGGGTCGTGACCCGCTCGTCACCCATGTGGCCGGCCATCTTCTTGTTCTTGAAGACGCGGCCCGGGTCCTGGTTCTGACCGGTCGAACCGTGGGCACGATGCGAGATCGACACGCCGTGGGTGGCACGAAGACCACCGAAGTTGTGCCGCTTCATCGCGCCGGCGAAGCCCTTACCGATCGACGTCCCGCTGACATCGACGAACTGTCCGGCGATGAAGTGGTCCGCCGTCAACTCGGCGCCGACCGCGATGACGTTGTCGGGGCTGACCCGGCACTCCACCACCGTCCGCTTCGGCTCCACCTTGGCCACCGCGAAGTGGCCACGCATCGCCCGCGGCGTATTCTTCGCCTTGGCGAAGCCCGCGCCGAGCTGGAGTGCGGTGTAACCGTCTTTCTCTTCGGTCCGGTGCGCCACGACCTGGCACTTCTCGACCCGAAGCACGGTCACCGGCACATGCTCGCCGGCTTCCGTGTAGATGCGGGTCATCCCGACCTTCTGTGCAATCACTGCAGAGCGCATAGCCGCGCCTCTCGTTCCTCTGGCCCGTGCCTTAAAGCTTGATCTCGACGTCCACGCCGGCGGCGAGGTCGAGCTTCATCAACGCGTCAACCGTCTGCGGCGTCGGGTCGATGATGTCCAAGAGCCGTTTGTGCGTGCGGATCTCGAACTGCTCGCGGCTCTTCTTGTCGATGTGCGGCGAGCGGTTCACCGTGTACTTCTCGATCCGGGTGGGCAGCGGCACAGGGCCGCGCACTTGGGCGCCCGTTCGTTTGGCCGTGTGCACGATCTCCTTGGTCGAAGTATCGAGCACCCGGTGATCGAACGCCTTCAAACGGATGCGAATATTTTGGCCGTTCATTTTCTATCGCGCCTTTAAGCCCGCATCGGGAAATGAAGCGGGCGCGTCCTTGAGACCGGACGCGCCCGGCAGATTAACGTTCAGACCTACTCGATGATCGAGGCGACGACGCCGGCGCCGACCGTGCGGCCGCCTTCGCGGATGGCGAAGCGCAGGCCGTCTTCCATGGCGATCGGCACGATCAGCGACACCGTGATCGCGACGTTGTCGCCCGGCATCACCATCTCCGTGCCTTCCGGCAGCTCCACCACGCCCGTCACGTCCGTCGTGCGGAAGTAGAACTGGGGACGGTAGTTGGTGAAGAACGGCGTGTGACGGCCGCCCTCTTCCTTCGTCAGGATGTACGCCTCGGCCTTGAACTTCGTGTGCGGCGTCACCGACCCCGGCTTGCACAGAACCTGGCCGCGCTCCACGTCCTCGCGGCCAACGCCGCGCAGCAGAGCACCGATGTTGTCGCCCGCCTCGCCCTGATCGAGCAGCTTGCGGAACATCTCCACGCCCGTCACCGTCGTCTTCTTGGTGTCGCGGATGCCGACGATCTCGACTTCCTCGCCAACCTTCACGACGCCGCGCTCGACGCGACCCGTCACAACCGTGCCGCGGCCGGAGATCGAGAACACGTCCTCGATCGGCATCAGGAACGCACCGTCGATCGGACGCTCCGGCGTCGGGATGTACTCGTCCACCGCAGCCATCAGCTCGCGGATCGCGCCCTCGCCCAGCTTCTGATCGCCCGCGTCCAGCGCCACCAGCGCCGACCCCTTCACGATCGGAATGTCGTCGCCCGGGAACTCGTAGGACGACAGCAGCTCGCGCACTTCCATCTCGACGAGCTCGAGGAGCTCCTCGTCGTCGACCTGGTCGCACTTGTTCATGAACACCACCAGCGCCGGCACGCCGACCTGGCGGGCGAGCAGGATGTGCTCGCGGGTCTGCGGCATCGGGCCGTCGGCGGCCGACACCACCAGGATCGCGCCGTCCATCTGCGCCGCGCCCGTGATCATGTTCTTCACGTAGTCGGCGTGGCCCGGGCAGTCGACGTGGGCGTAGTGCCGCGCGTCGGTCTCGTACTCGACGTGAGCCGTCGAGATCGTGATGCCGCGCGCCTTCTCTTCCGGAGCCGCGTCGATTTGATCGTACGCCTTGAAGTCACCGAAATACTTGGTGATCGCCGCCGTCAGCGTCGTCTTGCCGTGGTCGACGTGGCCGATCGTCCCGATGTTCACGTGCGGCTTCGTGCGAGAAAACTTTTCCTTCGCCATCGGCGTACTCCATTCGGTCTTAAATCTGTTTCAACCAGATCTTCGTTTGCGTCACGCAGGTGTTAAGCGAACTTCGCCTGAACTTCGTCAGCGACGTTCTGCGGCACCTGCTCGTAGTGGTCGAACTGCATCGTGTACTGGGCACGCCCCTGGGTCATCGACCGGAGGTTCGAGACGTAGCCGAACATGTTCGCGAGCGGCACGAAGGCATTCACCACCGACGCGATGCCCCGGGCTTCCGTGCCCTGGATCTGTCCGCGGCGGGAGTTGAGATCACCCATCACCGTTCCGGCGTACTCTTCCGGCGTCACGACCTCGACCTTCATGATCGGCTCGAGAAGCCGCGGACCGGCCTTCTGGATCGCCTCGCGGAAACCGGCCCGGGAGGCGATTTCGAACGCGAGCACGCTGGAGTCCACGTCGTGGTAGGCGCCGTCGATCAGCTCGGCCCGGATGTCCACCATCGGGAAGCCGGCGATCGGACCGGAGGTCATCACGCTGGCGATGCCCTTCTGGACGCCCGGGATGTATTCCTTCGGAACCGCGCCACCCACGATCTTCGATTCGAAGGAGAAGCCCGCACCGGTCTCGTTCGGCTCGATCACCAGCTTGACGCGGGCGAACTGGCCGGTACCGCCGGTCTGCTTCTTGTGGGTGTAATCGATCTCCGTCGACTTGGTGATCGTCTCGCGGTAGGCGACCTGCGGCTGACCGATGTTCGCGTCGACCTTGAACTCCCGCTTCATGCGGTCGACCAGGATGTCGAGGTGAAGCTCGCCCATGCCGGCGATGATGGTCTGGCCGGATTCCTCGTCGGTCTTGACGCGGAAGGACGGATCCTCCGCCGCCAGGCGATTGAGGGCGAGGCCCATCTTCTCCTGGTCCGACTTGGTCTTCGGCTCGATGGCGATCTCGATGACCGGATCCGGGAACTCCATGCGCTCCAGGATCACCGGTGCGTTCGGATCGCACAGCGTGTCGCCCGTGGTCGTCTCCTTGAGGCCGGCGAGAGCGACGATGTCGCCCGCATAGGCTTCCTTGATCTCTTCACGGGAGTTGGAGTGCATCTGCAGCATCCGGCCGACGCGCTCACGCTTCTCCTTCACCGTGTTGAGAACACTGCCGCCCTGGTCGAGCTTGCCCGAATAGA
Proteins encoded:
- the fusA gene encoding elongation factor G, with the translated sequence MSRTHKMEDYRNFGIMAHIDAGKTTTTERILFYTGRSHKIGEVHDGAATMDWMEQEQERGITITSAATTAYWQDKRLNIIDTPGHVDFTIEVERSLRVLDGAIALLDANAGVEPQTETVWRQADKYSVPRMIFVNKMDKLGADYFRCLKMIEERLGTKPLVMQLPIGAESEFAGCIDLLRMQAIVWEDESLGAKFNYQDIPADLVDQAKEYREKLIETAVEADDDLMEAYLEGNEPDLEALKRVIRKGTIDNTFVPIFCGSAFKNKGVQPLLDAVVDFLPSPIDVESIRGIDVKTGEDVKRRSSDDGPLAMLAFKVMNDPFVGTLTFCRIYSGKLDQGGSVLNTVKEKRERVGRMLQMHSNSREEIKEAYAGDIVALAGLKETTTGDTLCDPNAPVILERMEFPDPVIEIAIEPKTKSDQEKMGLALNRLAAEDPSFRVKTDEESGQTIIAGMGELHLDILVDRMKREFKVDANIGQPQVAYRETITKSTEIDYTHKKQTGGTGQFARVKLVIEPNETGAGFSFESKIVGGAVPKEYIPGVQKGIASVMTSGPIAGFPMVDIRAELIDGAYHDVDSSVLAFEIASRAGFREAIQKAGPRLLEPIMKVEVVTPEEYAGTVMGDLNSRRGQIQGTEARGIASVVNAFVPLANMFGYVSNLRSMTQGRAQYTMQFDHYEQVPQNVADEVQAKFA
- a CDS encoding 50S ribosomal protein L23 is translated as MTDLKHFDVILSPVITEKATMLSEHNQVVFKVAKTATKPEIKAAVEALFKVKVTGVNTQVRKGKVKRFRGTIGRQSDVKRAIVTLAEGQSIDVSTGL
- the tuf gene encoding elongation factor Tu; translation: MAKEKFSRTKPHVNIGTIGHVDHGKTTLTAAITKYFGDFKAYDQIDAAPEEKARGITISTAHVEYETDARHYAHVDCPGHADYVKNMITGAAQMDGAILVVSAADGPMPQTREHILLARQVGVPALVVFMNKCDQVDDEELLELVEMEVRELLSSYEFPGDDIPIVKGSALVALDAGDQKLGEGAIRELMAAVDEYIPTPERPIDGAFLMPIEDVFSISGRGTVVTGRVERGVVKVGEEVEIVGIRDTKKTTVTGVEMFRKLLDQGEAGDNIGALLRGVGREDVERGQVLCKPGSVTPHTKFKAEAYILTKEEGGRHTPFFTNYRPQFYFRTTDVTGVVELPEGTEMVMPGDNVAITVSLIVPIAMEDGLRFAIREGGRTVGAGVVASIIE
- the rplC gene encoding 50S ribosomal protein L3, whose translation is MRSAVIAQKVGMTRIYTEAGEHVPVTVLRVEKCQVVAHRTEEKDGYTALQLGAGFAKAKNTPRAMRGHFAVAKVEPKRTVVECRVSPDNVIAVGAELTADHFIAGQFVDVSGTSIGKGFAGAMKRHNFGGLRATHGVSISHRAHGSTGQNQDPGRVFKNKKMAGHMGDERVTTQNLKVVRTDPERGLIMVQGAVPGAKGGWILVRDAVKKKLPDEVPTPGAFRLPDNDEGTAPQSDVPPAEVVDAQPSETGAEDAAGKENG
- the rplD gene encoding 50S ribosomal protein L4, whose amino-acid sequence is MDFDVKTLDGGSDGKITVSDEIFGLEPRQDLVQRVIRWQLSKRQAGTHKTKTRGEINATGKKMYKQKGTGRARHSDRKAPQFRGGGKAFGPVVRSHAHDLPKKVRALGLKHALSAKARDGKVIVLASAETDATKTKALREKLAGLGLANALIVDGAEQNDAFVKAARNIPHLDLLPVAGINVYDILRRDTLVLTKAAVESLEERFK
- the rplV gene encoding 50S ribosomal protein L22 produces the protein MGKPSRDRALSETEARAVVRRLKISPQKLNLVATMIRGKKASTALADLQFSRKRIAKDVRKALESAIANAENNHDLDVDALVVSEAYVGKALVMKRFHARGRGRAGRIEKPFSNLTIVVREVEEAA
- the rpsJ gene encoding 30S ribosomal protein S10 translates to MNGQNIRIRLKAFDHRVLDTSTKEIVHTAKRTGAQVRGPVPLPTRIEKYTVNRSPHIDKKSREQFEIRTHKRLLDIIDPTPQTVDALMKLDLAAGVDVEIKL
- the rpsS gene encoding 30S ribosomal protein S19; protein product: MARSVWKGPFVDGYLLKKAEKSRASGRNEVIKIWSRRSTILPQFVGLTFGVYNGQKHIPVLVSEDMVGHKFGEFAPSRTYYGHGADKKAKRK
- the rplB gene encoding 50S ribosomal protein L2, translated to MALKTYRPTSPGQRQLITVERGDLWKGKPVKTLTEGLTKSGGRNNAGRKTARHRGGGHKRTYRVIDFKRQKFDVPAKVERLEYDPNRSAFLALVRYEDGELAYILAPQRLAAGDTVVAGKQVDVKPGNAMPIASMPVGTIVHNVELKPKKGGQLARSAGTYAQIVGRDQGYTVIRLSSGEQRRVPGQCMATVGAVSNPDHSNTNMSKAGRSRWLGRRPQTRGVAMNPFDHPHGGGEGRTSGGRHPVTPWGKPTKGKRTRQNKATDKYIVRSRHARKK